A window of Flammeovirga kamogawensis genomic DNA:
AATTTTATTGAAATTGAATCTGAAAACGATCTAGAAAAATTAATAAAAGAGTCTCATAAATTAATTGTAAATTTTTCTGCAGATTGGTGTCCTCCATGTAGAGTAATGGAAGGAACAATGGCTAATCTTTCTTTTGAATTGGAAGGCAAAGTATTGATCGTTAAGATAGATCCTGAAAAATTTCCTGAGATTTCTAAAAAATATCTTATGAAAACTATACCCTTTTATTTAGGCTATATAGATGGGAAGCTTTATAAAAAAGCTAACGGTGTTGTGCCAATCAAAATGTTAAAAGAATTAGTTGATGAAAAATAAAATTAAAGTGTTTCTTGAAAAGATATATAACAATAAAATAAAAAGAAACCAGGGTTGTTGTACAGCTTCAGTAAAACGTTTTGAAAAGGATATGAAAAAGTCACTTACTAAATAAAGTAAGTGACTTTTTCTTATTTCTTTTTATCAATATTTCTTGTTGATATCAAATGCCCACAATCTGTTTTGTGATAATTGACTGTAGCTTTATATTCTACTTTACCAACAATTTCTGGTGTCTTATATATTTTTAAAGTATGTCCTTTAGGGAAGTTTCCAACTTTTATCATTTTACCTTCTACAAACTTATATTTTGGAGTTTTACTTTTAGTTTTGATTTCAACCTCATTCGCCATTGTCATAAATGGTAAGCTCAATAGAGATAGAATTATTAAAGCCTTCTTCATAAGATTAATATTTTGTTTATTAGTTCAATTGGTATAGCGTAAAGTTACAGAAAAAGGTTTCAATTATTAAGAATTTTAACTTCCCTAAATAAATAAAAAGGTCTTTCTACACTTATAAGTATGGAAAGACCTATGATTAACGCATTTCTCTTTTTGAAAATTTGAGAACTGAATTAGTTTCTACCAAAAATTGAATATTTCAGCGTTAATTGTAATGACATATTTTTCATCCAATCATCATTAGTAGTGTCATTTTTATTAACATCACCACTATCATTAATATCCACCATACCATAGTTGGCTCTAAAATCTAACGAAAGAGGAGTATTAGCAAAGTCATAAGATGCTCCAATAACAAAAGCAAAGTCAATTTTTTTGAAATCTTGTTGATCGGCAATTGATTGCATATCCTCATTACTTGTTGGTAAACCACTAGCTGCTAATGCATCAGAGAATACAGGCATATAATCTTGCCCACTTTCAGCTCCAGTTAATGTAACATTACCTTTCCATGTCTTTTTATTGTTTACTAGGAAGCCAACTTGGCCACCACCAAATAGTTTAAAGCTTCCATTTTCTCCAAAACCATATTTTAAAACGATTGGGACATTGACATAGTTTAAACGAATATGTGTTTCTCCTGATGCAGAGTAGTTAAGCGTTTCAGGTAAACCTGTTAACTCACTAGGGAATTGTACTGGAATATTTGAATTTTTATACACTCCTTGTTGAGAATATAAAAGTTCTGCACCAAAAGTTAATTTTTCACTGATAGGAAGATCATAAGTAAAACCACCTACAAAACCAGGGATTAAACCACCGTCAGGATTTTCCACAAGAATACCAGAGTGAGATAAACCACCTTTTACTCCAATTACTCCTTGGGCGTGAATAGTCATGATACTAGCGATTGATAGTAAAAGAACACTTAAAAACTTTTTCATATCTTAATTAGGTATATAATAATAAATTAGGCTGATAAAATGTAGTCGAAACGTTTGCGATGTCACAAAGATAGGAGGGTAATTTCTGTTAATTCAAGTTAAGATATTAAAAGAAACTTAATGCGTAATTTTCTGAAAATTAGACAATTAGTTAAATTTTAGTAAACAGTGTTACTTTTTTGTTTACTAATTAAAAATTCCTATTACTTATTTGGTGTTTAATCCTTTTTGTAGAATAATATTCTCGGTAATTATTTTAACTCAAAATAAGTGAGTGTTTATTCATTATTAAGTAATTGATTATTTTGAATTAAATGAATACTTATTCACTTGTTATATGAACCGATTATTTTCTGTGTTTTCTATAAAAGAGGCGATTTTTTTATTAAACTTTTTAGTGTTTTTCCAAATGTTTCTACTATAAAAACGTCCAAAGTTCCAATGTTTACTTTTAAGTTCTATCGGGAAATATCCATGAGCTTCTTTTACAGAAATAAACTGATGATAATTTTCGTCATCAGTCATTAATAAGCCAATTGGTGTTTCTTTTTCCATTACAGTTAAAGCAGAGAAAGGTAAGAGTTCTTTTACCTCGTTATTCTTTAAAATTTCTTCTTTTAAAGTTTTACCAAAACCCCATTGATCATTAATATAAGAACTAGGAGTGTAGCCGTTTTCAGAAACATCTTGAGCATAATACAAGAACTTCTTTAATAATTTAGGCCCTTCATTTTTCACATCATCTGTTTTAAGTTGATGAGAGAAAATACTACTAACTACAAATTCTTTTTTTCTAGCTCTTGTTATCGCTACATTAAGTCTTTTCTCTCCGCCTTCTTGACTTAAAGAACCAAATTGTAGATTAATTCTACCTTTTTCTGTTGGAGCATAGGTTATTGATAATATGATATTATCACGTTCATCTCCTTGAATATTTTCTATATTTTTTACGATAGTACCTTCAGGCCAATTAACATCAATCCTATCCATAATTTCTTGAATAAGCTCTTGTTGTTTATGGTTAAAAGTGATAATCCCAATGCTCCTTTCTCCTTGGTCAACTAATTTTTTAGCAATTTTCACTACGTGAATTGCTTCTTCTTGGTTAATGCCTTTATTCCATACAGCACCTTCAACTTTAATAAACTCAATTCCATTTTCGTGTTTATCCATTTTTTCAAAATAGGGAATAAAACGAAGTTTATTTTTATAAAAATGTTGATTAGAAAAATCAATTAAATCAAAAGATTGACTTCTGTAATGGCCTGATAAATAATGTTCTCCTAAGAATTGCTTCCCAAGATCTAATAATGAGTTGACTTCAAGTGCAGGTTCTAAATCGTATTCATCATCTTCTTCCCATTTAGGCTTATACAAATCAAAAGGAGGTAGTTGTTGAGAATCTCCCATAATAGCAACTTGATTTCCTCTATACATTGCAGGAATACCTTTTTCTGCAAAACACTGTGAGGCTTCATCAAAAATTACCAAATCAAAGAAAGGTATTAAAGGGAAAATAGCAGAAGCAGCTTCTGGAGAAGTTAACCAACATGGCAATAAGTCAAGAATTTCATCTTGGAAATTATGGAAGGTTTTCCTTAAAGGCCAAATACTTCTTTTTTTATTAACCTGATGATATAAATCTCTATAAGTAACTCTATTGTTTAATCTATTGTATTCTACTTTTTCATATGTACGCTCTTTCAGGCGTACTAATGTCATGTCTTTAGCAATGGATCTTTTTTCTAAAATAGCTTCTTGAAGGTTTTCTTCAAGTTGTTCCATAGCCCCATTAGATACTATTCTTAAAATAGGGTGTTTGATTTCTATATGATACAGCCAACTAATATTTAAACTGTTTTCAAAATAATCTAGAACTTCTTCAATAGGATATTTATGTACCCCATCCATATTTCCATCAATTATTCTGAGAGCAACCCATTCATGTTGACCAAATGATTCTTTTAATTTATCGAAACGGCAAATTTCATCAAAATCATCTTCAAGAACCTCTTTAAATTCTTTAATATTAATCTTATTATTAAGAATATCTTCCACCTCTAGTGGAGAGAGGTAAGTTTCCCAATTTGCTCGGGTTTTTGGTATTTTATGGATACACTTAAATAAGACATCCATTTTAGTCCAAAGCTCATCGTAACTATAATTATAGAGCTCGATAAACTGAACACTAGAACGCAAAGAAATATAGATTTTACGGGCTTCAATTGCTTTTAACCCTGCTGCAAACCATTTAATCCAAGTTGGTTCTTCTAAATCTGCTGGGAAGTAAGAAAGCCATTCGTACTTACGCATATCATTTTTTTGGTGCGTAAGGTTCATTCTATTTTCTAATCTATCTCTTAAATCTCTAAGCCCTTTTTTGGTATTAGGAAGGTTATTTTTTTCAAGTAATGTATTGATAAATTTTTTGTGAGAAGAAAATTGCCACTTTAGTAAAGTGAGTGGGTTATTTTTTGCATCAATTGAGGTTGTTACCCATGAGATTGCATTTCCAAGTTCATCATCAGAAAGTGTTTTTTCTACTTCAGTACCTGCATTATTAAAAGAGCTAAGGCAGCCTCTTCTATGATTTTGCCAATCTTGAATAGTAGGTACTCGACCTCTCTTTTTTATCATCAAGTTAAACATTTTGTAGACTTCAGGGTCACTGATAATCTCCATAAATTTGTTCACTTGATTTTCTTGTCTCAATATCCAAAGGCATTCATCAAATGATAATTCTACTTGAATATTTTCTTTTATTTCTTCAATTATTTGATCTCTGAATGGAATAATTTCATCAATAACTTCATGCATATGTGTTATAGCACTACTATCGAAGTTATTAAATGGAATTCTATCCTTCCATACATAACCATCAGCATCTAATTTTTCTGCAAACTCTAAATACGTTTTTAAACGTTTTCTATAATTTTGTGCTTCAGATAAATCAAATTGTTGGTAACATCCTTTTAAGTGAGTGTGTGCAGATTTTCTATTGCATTTAAGGTATAATTCTTTTGCAGAAATCCCACATTCTTGTGTATCGTACAAAGCTTCTCTAAAATCATCTAGCTGAGAAATTGTACTATCTATTTGTTTTGATCGTAGAGCAAAGTTACGTTCTAGCTGCATTGCCCCAAGACTATGGTTATCTTCTTTAAATTTTTCAAGAGCATCAATTTGCTCTTTCATTTTGTTATAAATGTGCCCTCTATCATATCTATGATCATGAACCATTGCACAAAAAGAACCCATAGAAATTTCTTTCATTCTTTTAAATACAACGTCTAATGCAGCACGTTTTTGAGAGATAACCAATACATTTTTTCCTCTTGTAGTAAAGTCTGCAATTAGGTTACAAATTAATTGAGATTTACCACTACCAGGAGGACCTTGAACAACTACAGAGTTCCCACTTTTTATAGTTTTAACTACTTTCTCCTGAGAGGCATCCATAGGGTATGGAGAAAGTAATTCTTCTTCTTGTTGAGATTTACCTACATAAGTATCTTTTACACCAAGGCCTATTAAATGATCTTGAGGTGAACCAAAGAAATCTTCTAAATCTTTGACAGCGTAATTTTCAATCAAATCATCATAATCAGGCATTAAGTATGAATCTGATTGCGGAAAGATACCAACTAATGCTTCAGAGAAAAGTTTCATTTCACCTTCTCCATATTGAGTAGTGAAATCTGTTTTCGTTAACTTGTCAAAAGGTTTAACCCATTCTCCAAATGTATCTTGATTAAAGTTTAATTCTAATTTAGAATTTTCTAAAGTATGATATAATTTGGTTAAAAATTCTCTAGAGTCTTTAGGGAAATCCTCAAAAGTTAATTCTAGAAAATCGTCTTTAAAACGGGTGTTATTATGATGAGAAATTGCTAATAATAATGTTTTATTGAAAGTAACTTCTGTATTTTCTCTTAATTGTAAACACCAATTTCCATTTTCAACCACAAGGTTTACAGGAAAGAAAAGTAACGGAGCACGTAAATTGCCACCTGTAGCTAACCTACCATGTACAAATGGGTATCCTAAGAATAAATCGTGACGACCTCCTTCTTCTAAAACATACTTTGCAGCTTTAGACACTCTTCTTAATTGCGTACTAATTTTGTTTGCACTACTATCTCTAGCATCAGCAACAGGACTAATTGGAATATTTTTGTATCCTTTTATTACCTGACGAATTATATCGAAAGAAGGCAAATGCATTAGCTGATCCAAATCTGCTAAATCTACATATTGACCAGAATAGGCTCTTGGCAAATACAAAGATTTATTTCTTGCAGATAAATTGGCAAGTCTCTTTTGGTAGGTTTTGAGGGTCTTTTGCACTGTTTACTTTTTAATTTTGGTCTTAATCACAGAATCTTTTAAAATAATTGCTAAACAAATAGGTGTATAATAAAAGACTTAATCACCTTTGTAAGAGTAATAGATTCACAATTTCTATCAAGATACACAACGAATAATTAAAATCGTAATGGATTACAGGAAGAAAAATATTATTTATTCGATAATTCTAATTGCTTTCATTGGAATTGTTTGGTCATACAGACAATCGCATCAACCAATTAATACTCATTTTCATGTAACAGGAACAACAATGGGTGTAGTTCCTTATAATGTGAAATATATTGATGAACAGGGGAGGCCTTTAGACAATGAAATAAAAACAGCATTAAAAGAATTTAATCAATCGTTATCAACATACATTCCTTCGTCAGAAATATCAAGGTTTAATTCAGGAGATCAATTAACATATGAATCAAAATATTTTTATCCTGTAATTAAGGAGAGTAAAATAATTTATGATGAAACAGGTGGAGCTTTTGATCCAACAATTCAACCGTTAGTAAAAGCTTGGGGTTTTGGGCCAGGAAAAACACCTACAATTAAACCAGAACAGGTGGACTCTATTTTAGAGTACGTAGGTTTTGATCAATACATTTCTTTTACTGACAAGGTAGTGTCAAAATCAAAAAAAGGTGTAGAATTAGACTTTAGTGCAATTGCTAAAGGTTATGCTGTAGATATTGTTGCAGATTTATTAAGAGAAAGAAATATCTCTAATTTTATGGTCGAAATTGGAGGTGAGGTTGTTTGTTCTGGTAAAAATGAGAAAGGAAAATTATGGAAAATAGGTATTGATAATCCTCGTTTTTCTGAATCTGGCAAAAACCAAATTTCTATAATTGTAGAGTTAGACAATAAAGCATTGGCTACTTCCGGAAATTATAGGAACTTTTATATTAAAGAGGGAAAGAAATATGCACATACTTTAGATCCGAGAACAGGGTTTCCGGTGCAACATAGTCTTTTAAGTGCGTCTGTATTTACACCAAGTTGTATGGCCTCTGATGCATATGCAACTGCATTTATGGTAGCAGGTGTAGAAAAATCTATTAGAATAATTGAAAGTAATCCAGAAATAGAAGCTATTCTTATTTATGATGATAATGGTGAAATGAAAAACTATATTTCTTCTGGTGCTGAAAAATATATTTATAAGAAATAATAAAAAAAGGTAGGATGCATATAAATGTAACCTACCTTTTAATTTTATAGTTTGTAACTGATATCAAACAAATAAGGAATGTATTTTCTCTGATCCCAAAGAACTATTCCACTTAATATTTCTGTTATTATAGCTAAGAAAAACAACGAACCTCCGTCTCCATTAACTTCGATTCCAATTACAGTAAGGTGCATTACTATTGCTCCTCCAATTATACCTAAGGTTAGCCCTGCTCCTAACCAAGTAGTTCTAGGAATTAGAATTAAAATACTTGCTATTAACTCCGTAATTCCAATACTTATTCTTCCAAAAGGTTCTAACCCTACTTGAGAAAAAATATAAACACTATCTGGGTGAGCAGAAAATTTAAAACGTAATGTTTGGACTAATATGATTGCAATTAATATTTTGATTGTAATGATTATATACTTTTTCATTATATAAGTTTTTAGGGTGTATCTCTAATTTCTATTACAAATTAAGGGTATTAAAACTTCTCGAAGTGTGAAGCATATCACATTGAATAAAAATTAACAATTTAACATAATTAAAGAATTTTTAAATATGCGTTAATGATTACATCTTTTTCTAAAAAAGCCTCGTAAAGTAATTTAGATTACACTCACTACTATATCAATCACAATCACTTACGTCACTTAAATTATGATAGCTTTACGTCAAAACTTTAGAAAAGTATTCTTTTGGTTTAAACTCACAGTAACTTTAACATCAAGTTCTGTTATTGCTTCGACAGAAACTGTTGAAGAAACTGATTTTCTTGTTATAGAAATTTACGAATCAGTTACAGAGTTTGTAATGAACTAATCAAGTTTATCCCACCAATTTGTATGTTTATCTTCTTTACCAAGAGTTACTACTTCTCCTATTTTAGGAGTGAAAAACTTTAAATCCTTTTTCTTTGCTTCAATAATAAACCGCTCAATGGGTTCTTTCCATGGGTGAAGCGCAAGAACAAATCCACCCCAATGTACCGGCAAAGCATTTTCTACTTTTGCATCAAGTGCAGCTTGAACACTTTCTTCAGGATACATATGTATACTGTGCCAATTCTCGTTGTATTGTCCATTTTCCATAAATCCCCAATCAAAAGGACCGAGTTTATCTCCAATTTCTTTAAAATGGTCTCCATAGCCACCGTCACCACTCCAATAAATTCTTGTATTTGCGGTAATAAACGTCCATCCACCCCAAAGCGATTTTGCTCTGTCGGTTAAACCTCTTCCAGAAAAGTGTCTTGATGGAGTATATGTAATTTCAATTCCTTCAAAAAGCGTAGTATCCCACCAATCCATTTCGGTTATTAGATTTGCATTTATCCCCCATTTAATCAAATGCCTTTTAGATCCTAACCCTACAATATATTTCCTTACTTTAGTCTTCAACTTCGTGATACTCGCTAAATCTAAATGGTCGTAATGATCATGTGTAAGCATTAGTACATCAATTTCAGGAAACTGATCAATAATATCTAAACTGTTTTCACTAAACCTTTTTGTTGTAACCGGCCCAATAGGAGAGGCATCAGGGCCTAGCATAGGATCTATTAAAATGGTTGTACCTTCAATTTGTAATAAGGCACATGAATGTCCGTACCAAACACATTTAGGAATATCTGGTGTACTTTCAAATTTCTTTTTATCCAAAGGACAAATAGGAAGATTTTCTTTCGGGGCTCTTGCAGCTCGGTTTGTAAGTTGAGCTTTTAGTAAACCAGGAATAGTTTTTAGGTTGATATTCATGGTAGTCAACTCAAGATTTTCAAACTTTCCGTCTTTCCAATTTTTTGATTTTTCTAATTTTTTCTGTTCTTCAATAGAAAAAGGTCCGCCAAATTGTTGACTAAATAAATGGAGCATAAATATAGTATATGATTAAATTGAGTAAGTAAAACCAGTTAAACGTTCAGAAGCATCCCATAGTAATTTAGAAATATCTTCTCTATGAGAGTATTTTGTTGAAGAGACTTTTTTAGGCTTGTGCCCTTTAATTTCATTGAAACCATTTGGTCCTGTATAATCACCACTTTTAATATCATCTCCTAAAGCTGCATATACAGTTGGAAGTGCCCCCATTTCAGGAGTATTAAAAAATCCACCAAATAATGTTTCAATAACTGTGTATAAAAACTTAGGAACATGTTGCCCTAAATTAGTTGTGGCTCCTCCAGGATGAGCAGCCACAGACAGAACTTTACTTCCACTTCTTTCAAGTCTCCTTTTCAATTCGTAGGCAAACATTAAACAAGCCAATTTACTTTGGCTATAAGCACCAAATTTAGAATATCCCTTCTCAGCATTGAGATTGTTTAAATCTATTTTTCCATTTTTATGAGCCATACTGCTTAAAGAAACGATTCTAGATCCTTCTGTTTTTTCTAATAGTGGTAGAAGTAAGCCAGTTAATTCAAAATGGCTAAAATAATTTACGCCCATCTGACTTTCAAAACCATCTTCAGTTTTAGCAAATGGAGGAACCATTATTCCTGCATTATTAATAAGTAAGTCTAATCTATCAAATTGTTCTTTATATTCACTCGCAAAATTTCTTACAGATTGTAAAGAATTTAAATCTAATTTCATCACAATAATTTTTGCACTCGGAACAGTTTTAATGATTTCCAGTTTTGCCTTTTCAGCTTTTTCAATATTTCTACAAGCCATCACCACTTTAATATCTTTTTTTACAAAAAACTTAGTGGTTTCATATCCCAAGCCAATATTGGCACCAGTAATAATAGCTACTCGGCCTTTTTGCGAAGGAATAGTGTTGAAATTGAACGTATTCATTTTATAAATTTAATTAGGTAGTGAATTTAAAGTGATTGATAACACTACATTAAGTTATGAATTAAAGATGATTAATTGAAAGTATGTTAACGAAGGTATCATTTTCTTATGCTTTTGGGTTAAAGTAAGTAGAACACTTTGGCAGCCGGCCAAAATTAGTTATCTGATAAAAAACTTGACACTTATTGTTTAAAACAGTGATTTTTACGCTTAATGATTTCTTTTTGAAGTCTGATTTTGATCATTTTTTTACTCGATTAATAGGTCTAGTTTGCGTCTGCAAAATTAAAATTCAAAATAATCTATTAAACATAGTTTAAAATTATGAAAACGATCGATTCTTATAATTTCGAAGGAAAAAAAGCTGTAGTACGTGTAGACTTAAACGTGCCGTTAAATCCTGATTTCTCAATCCGTGATTTTACACGTATTAATGCAGTTATTCCTACGGTAAAGAAGATCATTGCAGATGGTGGTTCAGCTATCTTGATGTCTCATATGGGACG
This region includes:
- a CDS encoding thioredoxin family protein, giving the protein MFTLPTNFIEIESENDLEKLIKESHKLIVNFSADWCPPCRVMEGTMANLSFELEGKVLIVKIDPEKFPEISKKYLMKTIPFYLGYIDGKLYKKANGVVPIKMLKELVDEK
- a CDS encoding porin family protein; its protein translation is MKKFLSVLLLSIASIMTIHAQGVIGVKGGLSHSGILVENPDGGLIPGFVGGFTYDLPISEKLTFGAELLYSQQGVYKNSNIPVQFPSELTGLPETLNYSASGETHIRLNYVNVPIVLKYGFGENGSFKLFGGGQVGFLVNNKKTWKGNVTLTGAESGQDYMPVFSDALAASGLPTSNEDMQSIADQQDFKKIDFAFVIGASYDFANTPLSLDFRANYGMVDINDSGDVNKNDTTNDDWMKNMSLQLTLKYSIFGRN
- a CDS encoding AAA domain-containing protein; this translates as MQKTLKTYQKRLANLSARNKSLYLPRAYSGQYVDLADLDQLMHLPSFDIIRQVIKGYKNIPISPVADARDSSANKISTQLRRVSKAAKYVLEEGGRHDLFLGYPFVHGRLATGGNLRAPLLFFPVNLVVENGNWCLQLRENTEVTFNKTLLLAISHHNNTRFKDDFLELTFEDFPKDSREFLTKLYHTLENSKLELNFNQDTFGEWVKPFDKLTKTDFTTQYGEGEMKLFSEALVGIFPQSDSYLMPDYDDLIENYAVKDLEDFFGSPQDHLIGLGVKDTYVGKSQQEEELLSPYPMDASQEKVVKTIKSGNSVVVQGPPGSGKSQLICNLIADFTTRGKNVLVISQKRAALDVVFKRMKEISMGSFCAMVHDHRYDRGHIYNKMKEQIDALEKFKEDNHSLGAMQLERNFALRSKQIDSTISQLDDFREALYDTQECGISAKELYLKCNRKSAHTHLKGCYQQFDLSEAQNYRKRLKTYLEFAEKLDADGYVWKDRIPFNNFDSSAITHMHEVIDEIIPFRDQIIEEIKENIQVELSFDECLWILRQENQVNKFMEIISDPEVYKMFNLMIKKRGRVPTIQDWQNHRRGCLSSFNNAGTEVEKTLSDDELGNAISWVTTSIDAKNNPLTLLKWQFSSHKKFINTLLEKNNLPNTKKGLRDLRDRLENRMNLTHQKNDMRKYEWLSYFPADLEEPTWIKWFAAGLKAIEARKIYISLRSSVQFIELYNYSYDELWTKMDVLFKCIHKIPKTRANWETYLSPLEVEDILNNKINIKEFKEVLEDDFDEICRFDKLKESFGQHEWVALRIIDGNMDGVHKYPIEEVLDYFENSLNISWLYHIEIKHPILRIVSNGAMEQLEENLQEAILEKRSIAKDMTLVRLKERTYEKVEYNRLNNRVTYRDLYHQVNKKRSIWPLRKTFHNFQDEILDLLPCWLTSPEAASAIFPLIPFFDLVIFDEASQCFAEKGIPAMYRGNQVAIMGDSQQLPPFDLYKPKWEEDDEYDLEPALEVNSLLDLGKQFLGEHYLSGHYRSQSFDLIDFSNQHFYKNKLRFIPYFEKMDKHENGIEFIKVEGAVWNKGINQEEAIHVVKIAKKLVDQGERSIGIITFNHKQQELIQEIMDRIDVNWPEGTIVKNIENIQGDERDNIILSITYAPTEKGRINLQFGSLSQEGGEKRLNVAITRARKKEFVVSSIFSHQLKTDDVKNEGPKLLKKFLYYAQDVSENGYTPSSYINDQWGFGKTLKEEILKNNEVKELLPFSALTVMEKETPIGLLMTDDENYHQFISVKEAHGYFPIELKSKHWNFGRFYSRNIWKNTKKFNKKIASFIENTENNRFI
- a CDS encoding FAD:protein FMN transferase: MDYRKKNIIYSIILIAFIGIVWSYRQSHQPINTHFHVTGTTMGVVPYNVKYIDEQGRPLDNEIKTALKEFNQSLSTYIPSSEISRFNSGDQLTYESKYFYPVIKESKIIYDETGGAFDPTIQPLVKAWGFGPGKTPTIKPEQVDSILEYVGFDQYISFTDKVVSKSKKGVELDFSAIAKGYAVDIVADLLRERNISNFMVEIGGEVVCSGKNEKGKLWKIGIDNPRFSESGKNQISIIVELDNKALATSGNYRNFYIKEGKKYAHTLDPRTGFPVQHSLLSASVFTPSCMASDAYATAFMVAGVEKSIRIIESNPEIEAILIYDDNGEMKNYISSGAEKYIYKK
- a CDS encoding DoxX family protein, producing the protein MKKYIIITIKILIAIILVQTLRFKFSAHPDSVYIFSQVGLEPFGRISIGITELIASILILIPRTTWLGAGLTLGIIGGAIVMHLTVIGIEVNGDGGSLFFLAIITEILSGIVLWDQRKYIPYLFDISYKL
- a CDS encoding MBL fold metallo-hydrolase: MLHLFSQQFGGPFSIEEQKKLEKSKNWKDGKFENLELTTMNINLKTIPGLLKAQLTNRAARAPKENLPICPLDKKKFESTPDIPKCVWYGHSCALLQIEGTTILIDPMLGPDASPIGPVTTKRFSENSLDIIDQFPEIDVLMLTHDHYDHLDLASITKLKTKVRKYIVGLGSKRHLIKWGINANLITEMDWWDTTLFEGIEITYTPSRHFSGRGLTDRAKSLWGGWTFITANTRIYWSGDGGYGDHFKEIGDKLGPFDWGFMENGQYNENWHSIHMYPEESVQAALDAKVENALPVHWGGFVLALHPWKEPIERFIIEAKKKDLKFFTPKIGEVVTLGKEDKHTNWWDKLD
- a CDS encoding oxidoreductase, whose amino-acid sequence is MNTFNFNTIPSQKGRVAIITGANIGLGYETTKFFVKKDIKVVMACRNIEKAEKAKLEIIKTVPSAKIIVMKLDLNSLQSVRNFASEYKEQFDRLDLLINNAGIMVPPFAKTEDGFESQMGVNYFSHFELTGLLLPLLEKTEGSRIVSLSSMAHKNGKIDLNNLNAEKGYSKFGAYSQSKLACLMFAYELKRRLERSGSKVLSVAAHPGGATTNLGQHVPKFLYTVIETLFGGFFNTPEMGALPTVYAALGDDIKSGDYTGPNGFNEIKGHKPKKVSSTKYSHREDISKLLWDASERLTGFTYSI